Proteins encoded within one genomic window of Streptomyces taklimakanensis:
- a CDS encoding type I polyketide synthase, which yields MTTQQTDRAQEDHRTRLLDALRTIERLQDRLREATRPPRAEPIAVVGTGCRLPGGADGPDAFWQLLRSGTDTTSEFPADRGDARAFHDPSPEAPGKAYVVRGAFLDRVDRFEPAIFGISPREAAGMDPQQRILLEVAWETLERAGYAPDGLSGSATGVYVGVSTTDYARMRQSEGDIRDVDAYQLVGEPSFAAGRISYTLGLRGPCKVIDTTCSSSLVALHEACQALRSGECDAALVGGVNLMLSPYGFVMMSKFRGLSPDGRCKTFDAAADGYARGEGAVMVMLKRYSDAVRDGDTVAAVIRGSAVNHDGRSSGLTVPNPAAQQQVIATALEQAGLDPGDVDYVEAHGTGTALGDPIELRALEAVIGRRRPPGEPLLVGSVKTNIGHLEAAAGVAGLLKLVLALQHGEIPPHLHFTEPNPNVEWDRLHIEVTAEGRPWPGTGRPRTGAISSFGASGTNAHAVVTSPPAEEAPPTDAVPHAGPGVLLLSAHTEEALTELAADHVRHLRRTPGLALADACWTTQVGRSRQNHSLAVAADSVEEAADALDAFTRGDRDPRLVTAALPVHRHRGTAWLFTGQGAQYVRMARDLADEPAFRTPFDACAALFDRYLDRPLRSVLWPEEVSARAEELLADTRYAQPALFAVEYALARMWQTWGLRPAALLGHSIGEIAAACVAGVFSPEDAVRLVAARASLMSDLPAGGAMAAVHCDEATARAAIGEYPDTLSLAAVNGPHSVTLSGAEGDLETVCEALRRRGVRSSRLTVSHAFHSPLLRPMLEDFRAVAETIEYSPPTVPLYSNVTGALWTDAEVGPDYWVRHAAGTVRFHDALADLHRRRTRTFLEVGPAPVLLGLGSRAVDDPDCAWLPSLRASTHVGDRLSVRLALGALYLRGATVDWRAVHGGERPPRRVPLPHTVWRGEPYWFPERRADDRDERAGAPNARSGTGDPVPGVGLRLPGVVPTYEVSLDAAHWERQVRTDHDGGRYLPLGALATVTKAAAADAAGGSWACVEDLSVPHRIPVGDDRVLNITLSPAPEGRMGFEWHSQSPTERDAGAPWRLHARGTLHRRPRARRHSLGGAPSLQAERYGEPVHYETESLSEALVGAVTGARRGGGGTLVALAPPRAGEPSAALTRVLDAAVAALSWDTAPERPLRQAGFGLRLAQACCEETERVRYVLATARAAGAAIGPAPATGEVQFFAEDGSYLGGVDELQVIGPDDVEPPPAPWRRPDDLLLRVDWRRAAPAEDPGDLTGESFLLLPDRGPVAAALAAELHRRGAHCLVAGEHETGTARTSAAALLERWRQDAPKGARGRVVLLTGLDSPDPEQAGPESLTEFRDRTELTAIALVQQLSKRPDCARTTVGLVTRGTVPAGPPPAVTDPFAHTLWGLGRVVALEHPDHWGGAVDLDPARPADEAAALLSALLDSPGEDQHALRGADRYVARVVPRPVARKELRQPPPVRGAGSYLITGAFGGIGRAVAHWLAEQGAGRLVLLGRTPLPPREDWHLPGHPPAVRDRIAAVHALERTGARVEVVAADVCDPEQLYPVMDELADSRCPLRGVVHAAGVSVPQFLRDVPVDDPRDYDAVWRPKVVGGWLLHQLTEGIDLDFFLNFSSIAATWGSQHLAGYSAANAFLDGLAEYRGARGEAALTVSWGPWELPSNLFGEDVMEFLTATGLRPLSAPQCLKLLGMLLAGDAPQAVVCAADWSVYKPVMEARLERPVLRELAVAEETADAEPVRLAELRRVGPHERETWLTGYLRETLGEIVALPAEKIDPEADAMSYGLDSLMVMDVVRRCKRELRVTVRPNRLFERATLRDWAELLAAEVGDAEAGNTEAGDTEETDGASREEPPSRAAMSDPAGIAADVDLDADIRPQGPLREGYTDPEHVLLTGATGFIGAYLLDELLATTEATVHCLVRCADPAEGLRRLRANTERYLPWRSGAEDRIAVLPGDLEKPLLGLEPRRFDELAERLDAIYHNGARVNFSYTYDQLRAANVAGCAEILRLACRGPLTPVNHVSTYGIWGLPADGRTVIGEDDDIAGAGALVTGYVQTKWAAERLMGIGRERGIPVDVYRPGRVLGDSRTGACLTTHFTTRVIKGCVQLGLAPDVDLDVEMTPVDYVARALVGISLSPRSLGGTYHLVNPGKLPFAELVRSMSRYGWRTETVPVETWWRALQETYAEQDNELHPVMEVVEEFVVGGEEAIDYDVTHAERALRDTGITCPALDEALLETYFDWMVRGGYLPRPGS from the coding sequence ATGACCACCCAGCAGACCGACCGCGCGCAGGAGGACCACCGGACGCGTCTCCTGGACGCCCTGCGCACCATCGAGCGCCTGCAGGACAGGCTGCGCGAAGCCACCCGTCCGCCCCGCGCGGAGCCCATCGCCGTCGTGGGGACGGGCTGCCGCCTGCCCGGTGGCGCCGACGGCCCGGACGCGTTCTGGCAACTGCTGCGGAGCGGCACGGACACCACCTCCGAGTTCCCCGCCGACCGGGGGGACGCCCGGGCCTTCCACGACCCGTCACCGGAAGCCCCGGGGAAGGCGTACGTCGTCCGCGGCGCCTTCCTGGACCGGGTCGACCGGTTCGAGCCCGCGATCTTCGGCATCTCCCCGCGCGAGGCGGCCGGCATGGACCCGCAGCAGCGGATCCTGTTGGAGGTGGCCTGGGAGACCCTGGAACGCGCCGGGTACGCGCCGGACGGGCTGAGCGGCAGCGCCACCGGCGTCTACGTGGGCGTCAGCACCACCGACTACGCGCGGATGCGGCAGAGCGAGGGGGACATCCGCGACGTCGACGCCTACCAACTGGTGGGCGAGCCGAGCTTCGCGGCCGGGCGCATCTCCTACACGCTGGGTCTGCGGGGACCGTGCAAGGTGATCGACACCACCTGCTCCTCCTCGCTGGTGGCCCTGCACGAGGCGTGCCAGGCGCTGCGGTCGGGGGAGTGCGACGCGGCCCTCGTCGGCGGCGTGAACCTGATGCTGTCCCCCTACGGCTTCGTGATGATGAGCAAGTTCCGGGGACTCTCGCCGGACGGTCGCTGCAAGACCTTCGACGCCGCCGCCGACGGCTACGCGCGCGGCGAGGGCGCCGTCATGGTGATGCTCAAGCGGTACTCCGACGCCGTCCGCGACGGCGACACCGTCGCCGCCGTGATCCGCGGCTCGGCCGTCAACCACGACGGCCGCAGCAGCGGGCTGACCGTGCCCAACCCCGCCGCCCAGCAGCAGGTGATCGCGACGGCCCTGGAGCAGGCGGGCCTCGACCCCGGCGACGTCGACTACGTCGAGGCGCACGGCACCGGCACCGCGCTCGGCGACCCGATCGAACTGCGGGCGCTGGAGGCGGTGATCGGACGCCGCCGGCCGCCCGGCGAGCCGCTGCTGGTCGGCTCGGTCAAGACCAACATCGGACACCTGGAGGCGGCCGCGGGGGTGGCGGGCCTGCTGAAGCTGGTGCTCGCCCTCCAGCACGGGGAGATCCCCCCGCACCTGCACTTCACCGAGCCCAATCCCAACGTGGAGTGGGACCGGCTGCACATCGAGGTCACCGCCGAGGGGCGCCCCTGGCCCGGGACCGGCCGCCCGCGCACCGGCGCGATCAGCAGTTTCGGTGCGAGCGGCACCAACGCCCACGCCGTCGTCACCTCCCCGCCGGCCGAGGAGGCGCCGCCGACCGACGCCGTCCCGCACGCGGGGCCGGGGGTCCTGCTGCTCTCCGCGCACACCGAGGAGGCGTTGACGGAGCTGGCCGCCGACCACGTCCGCCACCTGCGCCGCACCCCCGGTCTGGCGCTCGCCGACGCCTGCTGGACCACCCAGGTGGGGCGCTCCCGGCAGAACCACTCGCTGGCCGTCGCCGCCGACTCCGTGGAGGAGGCGGCCGACGCGCTGGACGCCTTCACCCGCGGCGACCGGGACCCCCGGCTGGTCACCGCGGCGCTCCCGGTCCACCGGCACCGCGGGACCGCGTGGCTGTTCACCGGCCAGGGCGCGCAGTACGTGCGGATGGCGCGCGACCTGGCCGACGAGCCTGCCTTCCGGACCCCCTTCGACGCCTGCGCCGCGCTCTTCGACCGGTACCTGGACCGTCCGCTGCGGTCGGTGCTCTGGCCCGAGGAGGTCTCCGCGCGGGCCGAGGAGCTCCTGGCCGACACCCGCTACGCCCAACCCGCGCTGTTCGCGGTGGAGTACGCGCTCGCCCGGATGTGGCAGACGTGGGGCCTTCGGCCCGCGGCGCTGCTCGGTCACAGCATCGGGGAGATCGCCGCCGCCTGCGTGGCGGGGGTCTTCTCGCCGGAGGACGCGGTCCGCCTGGTCGCCGCGCGCGCCTCGCTGATGTCCGACCTCCCGGCCGGGGGCGCCATGGCCGCCGTGCACTGCGACGAGGCCACCGCTCGCGCGGCGATCGGGGAGTACCCCGACACGCTCTCCCTGGCGGCGGTCAACGGCCCGCACAGCGTGACCCTCTCGGGCGCGGAGGGCGATCTGGAGACGGTGTGCGAGGCCCTGCGGCGCCGGGGTGTGCGCAGCAGCCGGCTCACGGTCTCGCACGCCTTCCACTCCCCCCTGCTGCGGCCGATGCTGGAGGACTTCCGGGCCGTGGCCGAGACGATCGAGTACTCCCCGCCCACCGTCCCGCTGTACTCCAACGTCACCGGCGCCCTGTGGACGGACGCCGAGGTCGGCCCCGACTACTGGGTGCGGCACGCGGCGGGCACCGTCCGCTTCCACGACGCCCTGGCGGACCTGCACCGGCGAAGGACCCGCACCTTCCTGGAGGTGGGTCCCGCGCCGGTCCTGCTGGGCCTGGGCAGCCGCGCCGTGGACGACCCCGACTGCGCGTGGCTGCCGTCCCTGCGCGCCTCCACCCACGTCGGCGACCGGCTGTCGGTCCGGCTGGCGCTGGGCGCCCTGTACCTGAGGGGGGCCACGGTGGACTGGCGCGCCGTGCACGGTGGGGAGCGTCCGCCGCGCCGGGTGCCGCTGCCGCACACGGTCTGGCGGGGCGAGCCGTACTGGTTCCCCGAGCGCCGCGCCGACGACCGGGACGAGCGGGCCGGGGCCCCGAACGCCCGGTCCGGGACCGGCGACCCGGTCCCGGGAGTCGGCCTGCGACTGCCCGGCGTCGTGCCCACCTACGAGGTCTCGCTCGACGCCGCGCACTGGGAGCGGCAGGTCCGCACCGACCACGACGGCGGCCGCTACCTGCCCCTGGGGGCCCTGGCCACCGTGACCAAGGCCGCCGCGGCGGACGCGGCGGGCGGCAGCTGGGCCTGCGTGGAGGACCTGTCCGTCCCGCACCGCATACCCGTCGGCGACGACCGGGTCCTGAACATCACCCTCTCCCCCGCCCCGGAAGGCCGCATGGGCTTCGAGTGGCACAGCCAGTCCCCGACCGAGCGGGACGCCGGCGCCCCGTGGCGGCTGCACGCCCGCGGGACGCTCCACCGCCGCCCGCGCGCGCGTCGCCACTCCCTCGGCGGCGCCCCCTCGCTACAGGCCGAGCGGTACGGGGAGCCGGTGCACTACGAGACCGAGTCACTGTCCGAGGCGCTGGTGGGGGCGGTCACCGGAGCCCGCCGCGGCGGCGGTGGGACACTCGTCGCGCTCGCCCCGCCGCGGGCCGGGGAGCCGAGCGCCGCCCTGACCCGGGTGCTGGACGCGGCGGTGGCCGCGCTGTCGTGGGACACCGCCCCGGAACGGCCCCTGCGGCAGGCGGGCTTCGGCCTGCGTCTGGCGCAGGCCTGCTGCGAGGAGACCGAGCGGGTGCGCTACGTGCTGGCCACCGCCCGCGCCGCCGGGGCGGCGATCGGTCCGGCCCCCGCCACCGGCGAGGTGCAGTTCTTCGCGGAGGACGGCTCCTACCTGGGCGGGGTGGACGAGCTGCAGGTCATCGGCCCGGACGACGTCGAGCCCCCACCGGCGCCCTGGCGGCGCCCGGACGACCTGCTGCTCCGGGTCGACTGGCGGCGTGCCGCCCCGGCCGAGGACCCGGGCGACCTGACCGGGGAGAGTTTCCTGCTGCTGCCCGACCGCGGCCCGGTCGCCGCCGCCCTGGCCGCCGAACTGCACCGCCGCGGCGCCCACTGCCTGGTGGCCGGGGAGCACGAGACGGGGACGGCCCGGACCTCGGCCGCCGCCCTGCTGGAACGGTGGCGACAGGACGCGCCGAAGGGGGCCCGCGGCCGGGTGGTGCTGCTGACCGGCCTGGACTCCCCCGATCCCGAACAGGCCGGCCCCGAGTCGCTGACGGAGTTCCGCGACCGCACGGAGCTGACCGCGATCGCCCTCGTCCAGCAGCTGTCGAAGCGTCCGGACTGCGCGCGGACCACGGTGGGCCTGGTGACCCGCGGGACCGTTCCCGCCGGGCCCCCGCCCGCGGTGACCGACCCGTTCGCCCACACGCTGTGGGGCCTGGGCCGGGTCGTCGCGCTGGAGCACCCCGACCACTGGGGCGGCGCCGTCGATCTGGACCCCGCGCGTCCGGCCGACGAGGCGGCGGCGCTGCTGTCCGCGCTGCTGGACTCCCCCGGCGAGGACCAGCACGCGCTGCGCGGTGCCGACCGCTACGTGGCCCGGGTCGTTCCGCGGCCGGTCGCCCGGAAGGAGCTGCGGCAGCCGCCGCCGGTCCGCGGCGCGGGGAGCTACCTGATCACCGGCGCCTTCGGTGGCATCGGCCGGGCCGTGGCGCACTGGCTCGCCGAACAGGGAGCGGGCCGGCTGGTGCTGTTGGGCCGCACGCCGCTGCCACCGCGCGAGGACTGGCACCTGCCGGGCCATCCGCCGGCCGTCCGGGACCGGATCGCCGCGGTCCACGCCCTGGAGAGGACCGGGGCGCGGGTCGAGGTGGTCGCCGCCGACGTCTGCGACCCCGAGCAGCTGTACCCCGTCATGGACGAGCTGGCCGACTCCCGGTGTCCGCTGCGCGGGGTCGTGCACGCCGCCGGTGTCTCGGTGCCGCAGTTCCTGCGCGACGTGCCGGTCGACGACCCGCGCGACTACGACGCGGTCTGGCGGCCCAAGGTCGTCGGCGGCTGGCTGCTGCACCAGCTCACCGAGGGCATCGACCTGGACTTCTTCCTCAACTTCTCCTCCATCGCCGCGACCTGGGGCTCCCAGCACCTGGCCGGCTACTCGGCGGCCAACGCCTTCCTGGACGGCCTGGCGGAGTACCGCGGCGCCCGCGGGGAGGCCGCCCTGACCGTGAGCTGGGGCCCGTGGGAGCTGCCGTCCAACCTGTTCGGCGAGGACGTGATGGAGTTCCTGACCGCCACCGGACTGCGTCCCCTGTCCGCGCCGCAGTGTCTGAAGCTGCTCGGCATGCTGCTGGCCGGGGACGCTCCGCAGGCGGTGGTCTGCGCGGCCGACTGGTCGGTGTACAAGCCGGTCATGGAGGCGCGGCTGGAGCGTCCGGTGCTGCGCGAGCTGGCGGTGGCCGAGGAGACGGCCGACGCCGAACCGGTCCGACTGGCGGAGCTGAGGCGGGTGGGTCCGCACGAGCGCGAGACCTGGTTGACCGGTTACCTGCGGGAGACGCTCGGCGAGATCGTGGCCCTGCCGGCCGAGAAGATCGACCCCGAGGCGGACGCGATGTCCTACGGCCTCGACTCGCTGATGGTGATGGACGTGGTCAGGCGCTGCAAACGGGAGCTGCGCGTCACCGTCCGGCCCAACCGGCTCTTCGAACGCGCCACGCTGCGCGACTGGGCGGAGCTGCTCGCCGCGGAGGTCGGGGACGCGGAGGCCGGGAACACGGAGGCCGGGGACACGGAGGAGACCGACGGCGCGTCGCGGGAGGAGCCGCCGTCCCGGGCCGCGATGTCGGACCCGGCCGGGATCGCGGCCGACGTCGACCTCGACGCGGACATCCGGCCCCAAGGTCCGCTGCGCGAGGGGTACACCGACCCCGAGCACGTGCTGCTCACCGGAGCCACCGGCTTCATCGGCGCCTACCTGCTGGACGAGTTGCTCGCCACCACCGAGGCCACGGTGCACTGCCTGGTGCGGTGCGCGGACCCGGCCGAGGGGCTGCGGCGCCTGCGGGCCAACACCGAGCGGTACCTGCCCTGGCGGTCGGGGGCGGAGGACCGGATAGCGGTGCTCCCCGGCGACCTGGAGAAGCCGCTGCTGGGACTGGAGCCCCGGCGGTTCGACGAGTTGGCCGAACGGCTGGACGCCATCTACCACAACGGGGCCCGGGTCAACTTCTCGTACACCTACGACCAGTTGCGGGCCGCCAACGTGGCGGGCTGCGCGGAGATCCTGCGGCTGGCCTGCCGGGGGCCGCTCACCCCGGTCAACCACGTGTCGACCTACGGCATCTGGGGCCTGCCCGCGGACGGCCGGACGGTCATCGGGGAGGACGACGACATCGCGGGCGCGGGAGCGCTGGTCACCGGCTACGTGCAGACCAAGTGGGCCGCCGAGCGCCTGATGGGGATCGGCCGGGAGCGGGGGATACCGGTGGACGTGTACCGGCCCGGTCGGGTGCTGGGCGACTCCCGCACCGGCGCCTGCCTGACCACCCACTTCACCACCCGGGTGATCAAGGGCTGCGTCCAGCTCGGGCTGGCGCCGGACGTGGATCTGGACGTGGAGATGACGCCGGTGGACTACGTCGCCCGCGCGTTGGTGGGCATCTCCCTGTCCCCCCGTTCCCTCGGCGGCACCTACCACCTGGTCAATCCGGGCAAGCTGCCCTTCGCGGAGCTGGTGCGGTCGATGTCCCGGTACGGCTGGCGGACCGAGACGGTCCCCGTCGAGACCTGGTGGCGGGCGCTGCAGGAGACCTACGCCGAACAGGACAACGAACTCCACCCGGTGATGGAGGTGGTGGAGGAGTTCGTGGTGGGCGGCGAGGAGGCCATCGACTACGACGTCACCCACGCCGAGCGGGCGTTGCGGGACACCGGGATCACCTGTCCCGCCCTGGACGAGGCCCTGCTCGAAACGTACTTCGACTGGATGGTGCGCGGCGGCTACCTGCCCCGGCCGGGGAGCTGA